In Pseudoduganella albidiflava, a single window of DNA contains:
- a CDS encoding response regulator: protein MAADQTPQGQTMQTSSENGEIKHQEREQRAFAPITIVIADDHPLLRYGLVSLLAGHADVAVVGEAANGREALDLCTALQPDVVLMDLQMPVLSGFDAIEAIKRISPETHILVVTTFDGDGHIARALKAGATGYLLKASLRTELHAAIRATHHGQRYLAAEAAMALAHRFDERDVAPREREVLRLVGQGNSNKQVAREMGITEETVKCHMKTILSKLGANDRTHAVAIAIRRGIIDL from the coding sequence ATGGCAGCCGATCAGACTCCGCAAGGTCAAACCATGCAGACATCCAGTGAGAATGGCGAGATAAAGCACCAGGAGAGAGAGCAGAGAGCGTTCGCTCCCATCACGATCGTGATCGCGGACGACCACCCGCTGCTGCGTTACGGGCTGGTGTCGCTGCTCGCCGGCCACGCCGACGTTGCAGTCGTCGGTGAGGCTGCCAACGGCAGGGAAGCGCTGGACCTGTGCACGGCGCTGCAGCCGGACGTGGTGCTGATGGATCTGCAAATGCCCGTACTGTCGGGATTCGATGCCATCGAGGCGATCAAACGCATATCCCCCGAGACGCACATCCTGGTGGTGACCACGTTCGACGGCGATGGCCATATCGCCCGTGCGCTGAAGGCAGGGGCGACCGGATACCTGCTGAAAGCATCGCTTCGCACCGAGCTGCACGCGGCGATCCGCGCCACGCACCATGGCCAGCGCTACCTCGCCGCGGAGGCAGCGATGGCGCTGGCGCACCGCTTCGACGAACGGGACGTCGCACCGCGCGAACGGGAAGTTCTCCGCCTGGTCGGGCAAGGGAACTCCAACAAGCAGGTCGCCAGGGAAATGGGCATTACGGAAGAAACCGTAAAATGCCACATGAAGACGATTCTTTCCAAGCTGGGGGCGAATGACCGCACGCACGCGGTAGCCATTGCCATTCGCCGCGGGATCATTGATCTTTGA
- a CDS encoding helix-turn-helix transcriptional regulator, with translation MIETTAIEADIEAVQQHLPGPLPLERKAVDVRDIGVRVVQHDAGAQCIDVPAAPELEIIWIVSGAARLAHRAEGGEWSEAPVVKGSFCLRPSRSPAELRWTGVTDAPFRTMHVQIPLPLLAAVLRDVRGKRLDDIALPDAPIVRDDILAALFELLRTVLADHPRPCRNFMQGMAQAIAAHVIRCHVPSGVTPPAHADGLPGWKLQRVVRSMRDSLSEPFDLGKLAGEASLSPFHFSRMFKKSTGMSPSRYFARLRMEEARRLLCETSQPVIDVALSLGYRSPSHFAQVFREATGVSPTVYRQGGAGHPASDLQFETADRHAAVDDEQLAMHVTGSW, from the coding sequence ATGATCGAGACCACCGCCATCGAAGCCGATATCGAAGCCGTCCAGCAGCATCTTCCCGGCCCTTTGCCGCTGGAGCGCAAGGCCGTTGACGTGCGCGATATCGGCGTGCGGGTCGTCCAGCACGACGCCGGAGCGCAATGCATCGATGTGCCGGCGGCGCCCGAGCTGGAGATCATATGGATCGTCTCCGGAGCGGCACGGCTGGCGCATCGGGCGGAGGGAGGGGAATGGAGCGAAGCGCCGGTCGTCAAAGGCTCCTTCTGCCTGCGCCCGTCCCGGAGCCCGGCCGAGTTGCGCTGGACCGGCGTGACCGATGCGCCATTCAGGACGATGCACGTGCAGATCCCGCTGCCGCTGCTGGCGGCGGTACTGCGCGACGTTCGCGGCAAAAGGCTCGACGACATCGCGCTGCCTGATGCCCCGATCGTGCGGGACGATATTCTCGCCGCCCTGTTCGAACTGCTGCGCACGGTCCTGGCCGACCATCCGCGTCCCTGCAGGAATTTCATGCAGGGCATGGCGCAGGCAATCGCTGCGCACGTGATCCGATGCCACGTTCCCTCGGGCGTTACGCCACCCGCGCATGCGGACGGCCTGCCGGGCTGGAAGCTGCAGCGTGTCGTACGATCGATGCGCGACAGCTTGTCCGAACCCTTCGACCTGGGCAAGCTTGCCGGCGAGGCAAGCCTCAGCCCATTCCACTTCAGCCGGATGTTCAAGAAGTCGACCGGCATGTCGCCGTCGCGCTATTTCGCACGCCTGCGCATGGAGGAAGCCCGGCGCCTGCTGTGCGAAACCAGCCAACCCGTCATCGACGTGGCGTTGTCGCTCGGGTACCGCAGTCCAAGCCACTTCGCGCAGGTGTTTCGCGAGGCGACCGGCGTCTCGCCCACCGTGTACCGGCAGGGCGGGGCGGGGCATCCCGCGTCGGACCTACAGTTCGAAACCGCCGATCGTCATGCCGCCGTCGACGACGAGCAGCTGGCCATGCACGTAACTGGAAGCTGGTGA
- a CDS encoding SDR family NAD(P)-dependent oxidoreductase, translating into MEHDFHGKVVLVTGAGSGIGREAALRFAQAGALVYAADLNASGLEETHALARAAGGELRTAVVNVAQEDDVATLLARIDREQGRLDAAFNNAGITGGTHRIEDYPVDDFDRVVGVNLRSVFLGMKYEIPLLLRQGGTIVNTASVAAITGPAGMSAYAASKHGVQGLTRVAAMENAARGVRVNAIAPGWTETPMVVANSAQNPAFAALASRAIPAKRGAHPGEIAEAALWLSSPASSYVHGQLLVVDGGMTIGGFEL; encoded by the coding sequence ATGGAACACGATTTTCACGGAAAAGTAGTGCTGGTCACGGGCGCCGGATCCGGCATCGGCAGGGAGGCGGCGCTGCGCTTCGCGCAAGCCGGCGCGCTGGTGTATGCCGCCGACCTGAACGCGAGCGGGCTGGAAGAAACGCACGCCCTGGCCCGCGCAGCCGGCGGCGAACTGCGCACGGCGGTCGTCAACGTGGCGCAGGAGGACGATGTGGCGACGCTGCTGGCACGCATCGACCGCGAGCAGGGACGCCTGGACGCGGCGTTCAACAACGCCGGCATCACGGGCGGCACGCATCGCATCGAGGACTACCCGGTGGACGATTTCGACCGCGTGGTCGGTGTCAACCTGCGCAGCGTCTTCCTCGGCATGAAATACGAGATTCCGCTTCTGCTGCGCCAGGGCGGCACCATCGTCAACACGGCATCCGTGGCGGCGATCACCGGCCCGGCCGGCATGAGCGCCTACGCTGCCTCGAAGCACGGCGTGCAGGGACTGACCCGCGTGGCCGCGATGGAGAATGCCGCGCGTGGCGTACGGGTCAATGCGATCGCGCCGGGCTGGACCGAGACGCCGATGGTGGTCGCGAACAGCGCGCAGAATCCGGCATTCGCCGCGCTGGCCAGCCGTGCGATCCCGGCGAAACGGGGCGCGCATCCGGGCGAGATCGCCGAAGCGGCGCTGTGGCTGTCGTCACCAGCTTCCAGTTACGTGCATGGCCAGCTGCTCGTCGTCGACGGCGGCATGACGATCGGCGGTTTCGAACTGTAG
- the wrbA gene encoding NAD(P)H:quinone oxidoreductase: MPKVLVLYYSSYGHIETMAQAVAEGARAEGAEVDIRRVPETVPNEIAASAHFKVDQQAQVATVAELEHYDAIVIGAPTRYGRMPSQMAAFLDQTGGLWARGALNGKVGAAFTSTATQHGGQEQTLFSIITNLLHFGMTIVGLPYSHQGQMSIDEVVGGSPYGATTIAGGQGQRQPSEIDLAGARHQGGLVAKTAAKLFPPR; the protein is encoded by the coding sequence ATGCCCAAAGTCCTCGTCCTGTATTACTCGTCGTATGGCCACATCGAAACGATGGCGCAAGCCGTCGCGGAAGGCGCCCGCGCGGAAGGAGCGGAAGTCGATATCCGGCGCGTGCCCGAAACGGTACCGAACGAGATCGCCGCATCGGCCCACTTCAAGGTCGACCAGCAGGCCCAGGTGGCCACGGTGGCGGAGCTGGAACACTATGATGCGATCGTTATCGGCGCGCCGACGCGCTACGGCCGCATGCCGTCCCAGATGGCGGCCTTCCTCGACCAGACCGGCGGCCTGTGGGCGCGCGGCGCGCTGAACGGCAAGGTGGGCGCGGCGTTCACCTCCACCGCCACCCAGCACGGCGGGCAGGAACAGACGCTGTTCTCGATCATCACCAACCTGCTGCATTTCGGCATGACGATCGTCGGCCTGCCCTACAGCCACCAGGGCCAGATGTCGATCGACGAGGTGGTGGGCGGCAGCCCGTACGGCGCCACGACGATCGCCGGCGGCCAGGGCCAGCGGCAGCCCAGCGAAATCGACCTGGCCGGCGCCCGCCACCAGGGCGGCCTGGTAGCGAAGACCGCGGCGAAGCTGTTCCCGCCGCGCTGA
- a CDS encoding helix-turn-helix transcriptional regulator: MHANLERRLVDLLDAGTVANDVGSCGLDGVHLLRNADLTTPAGRFPAIVIGRFHADCPDGKPRPLQCLVLPSALSMVPPGCAMASLGVRFDIDLKAAAEIMLLLPATASHAGPGEGGAVPMVLDDAVADPLLRLLQALRSPTDTRVLGPAIVREVLYRVMVGPQGGAVHAALAQHRHAGRVGKALRRIHADYHQAVDVPSLAAEAGMSVTAFHAHFKALTLTTPMQYLKSTRLRHARLLMARDGVSAACASRLVGYESCSQFSREFKRLFGRSPAREASALRTTLACSVPPSRSIVINMGIVKQY, translated from the coding sequence ATGCATGCGAACCTGGAACGACGCCTCGTCGACCTGCTCGACGCGGGCACCGTTGCCAACGACGTCGGCTCCTGCGGCCTGGACGGTGTCCACTTGCTGCGCAACGCCGACCTGACGACGCCGGCCGGCCGTTTCCCGGCCATCGTGATCGGCCGGTTCCACGCGGACTGCCCGGATGGCAAGCCACGGCCGCTGCAATGCCTGGTGCTGCCATCGGCACTGTCCATGGTGCCGCCCGGCTGCGCGATGGCATCGCTGGGCGTGCGCTTCGACATCGACCTGAAGGCCGCGGCGGAGATCATGCTGCTGCTGCCGGCCACTGCATCCCATGCCGGGCCGGGCGAGGGCGGCGCCGTCCCGATGGTGCTTGACGATGCGGTGGCTGACCCGCTGCTGCGCTTGCTGCAGGCGCTGCGTTCGCCCACCGACACACGCGTGCTGGGTCCGGCCATCGTGCGCGAGGTGCTGTACCGCGTGATGGTGGGCCCGCAGGGTGGGGCGGTGCATGCGGCGTTGGCCCAGCACCGCCACGCAGGGCGCGTGGGCAAGGCGCTGCGGCGCATCCATGCCGACTACCACCAGGCGGTCGACGTTCCTTCGCTGGCAGCCGAAGCCGGCATGAGCGTCACGGCATTCCACGCCCACTTCAAGGCCCTGACACTGACGACGCCGATGCAATACCTGAAGTCGACCCGGTTGCGCCATGCCCGGCTGCTGATGGCCCGCGATGGCGTCAGCGCCGCCTGCGCGTCGCGCCTGGTCGGCTACGAGAGCTGCTCCCAGTTCAGCCGCGAATTCAAGCGCCTGTTCGGCCGCAGCCCCGCCCGTGAAGCTTCCGCGCTGCGCACCACGCTGGCATGCAGCGTCCCTCCGAGTCGTTCGATTGTCATCAATATGGGAATAGTGAAGCAGTATTAA
- a CDS encoding NADPH-dependent F420 reductase has product MNTTTNTATSTVKSVGIIGAGAIGQAIAKQLVRAGIDVILSNSRGPASLAGAVDALGPHATAGTPQQAAQADIVFVSVNWSRLEEALAGIDWTGRIVIDANNPVLLPGYRLAELGGRNSSQVFASLVPGARVVKAFNTLLAAVLASDPHEGGGRRVVFQSGDDREAKAVVAGLIERLGFAGIDLGSLEVGGALQQFPGGVLPAVNLVKLG; this is encoded by the coding sequence ATGAACACCACGACCAATACTGCGACCAGCACCGTCAAGTCCGTCGGCATCATCGGCGCCGGCGCCATCGGCCAGGCCATCGCCAAACAGCTCGTGCGGGCCGGCATCGACGTCATTCTCAGCAACAGCCGCGGCCCGGCGTCGCTGGCCGGTGCTGTCGACGCGCTCGGCCCACATGCCACCGCCGGCACGCCGCAACAGGCGGCGCAGGCCGACATCGTGTTCGTCAGCGTGAACTGGTCGCGCCTGGAAGAGGCGCTGGCCGGCATCGACTGGACCGGCCGCATCGTCATCGATGCCAACAACCCGGTGCTGCTGCCGGGCTACCGCCTGGCCGAACTGGGCGGACGCAATTCCAGCCAAGTGTTCGCCAGCCTGGTGCCGGGTGCCCGGGTGGTCAAGGCCTTCAACACGCTGCTGGCCGCCGTGCTGGCCAGCGACCCCCACGAAGGTGGCGGGCGCCGCGTGGTGTTCCAGTCGGGCGACGACCGCGAAGCGAAAGCCGTGGTGGCCGGCCTGATCGAACGCCTGGGTTTCGCCGGCATCGACCTGGGCAGCCTGGAAGTGGGCGGCGCGCTGCAGCAATTCCCCGGCGGCGTGCTGCCGGCGGTCAATCTCGTGAAACTGGGCTGA
- a CDS encoding ester cyclase — protein sequence MNTLTDIGAIAKAVVRRNTEEVQGGGDFALFDELFADDFVDHTPQPGGTPDKAGARTLYAALRQAFPDFHADIHWQSVEGDRVTTFKTYHGTHEGVLFGLAPTGRKVQFDTVDVMRVQDGRITEHWGVAHLYSLLQQLNALPAMFPAA from the coding sequence ATGAATACCCTTACCGACATCGGCGCCATCGCCAAGGCCGTGGTCCGCCGCAATACCGAGGAAGTGCAGGGCGGTGGCGACTTCGCGCTGTTCGACGAGCTGTTCGCCGACGATTTCGTCGACCACACGCCGCAACCGGGCGGTACGCCGGACAAGGCCGGCGCCCGCACGCTGTACGCGGCGCTGCGCCAGGCCTTCCCGGACTTCCACGCGGACATCCACTGGCAGTCCGTCGAAGGCGACCGGGTCACCACGTTCAAGACCTACCACGGCACCCACGAGGGCGTGCTGTTCGGGCTGGCGCCCACGGGCCGCAAGGTGCAGTTCGATACGGTGGACGTGATGCGCGTGCAGGATGGCCGCATCACCGAGCATTGGGGCGTGGCGCATCTCTATTCGCTGCTGCAGCAACTGAATGCACTGCCGGCCATGTTCCCGGCCGCCTGA
- a CDS encoding SDR family oxidoreductase: MSNLLQDKVVIVTGAASGIGRAIAISAARHGAKAVLVSDIAELPREGGTPTTREIEALGVATRFVQADVSRKADVDRLVEAAAAFGGVDVMVANAGITARDDGADVSEESYRRLMAVNLDGTLFSAQAAARQMKANGKAGSIVLMASMGGIVGAGMTVAYSTSKGGVVLMAKSLADALGPDAIRVNAVAPGTIDTHLLRTAAGIAEAAEGFRQRTPLRRLGKPEEIGDAVVWLGSDMSSYVTGIALQVDGGLLAVI; the protein is encoded by the coding sequence ATGAGCAACCTTTTACAGGACAAAGTCGTCATCGTCACCGGCGCCGCCAGCGGCATCGGCCGCGCCATCGCCATCTCGGCGGCCCGGCATGGCGCAAAGGCGGTGCTGGTATCGGATATCGCCGAACTGCCGCGCGAGGGGGGAACTCCCACCACCCGGGAGATCGAGGCGCTGGGCGTGGCCACGCGTTTCGTGCAGGCCGACGTGAGCCGCAAGGCCGATGTCGACCGGCTCGTCGAGGCCGCGGCGGCATTCGGCGGCGTGGACGTGATGGTGGCCAATGCCGGCATCACGGCGCGCGATGACGGCGCCGACGTGAGCGAGGAAAGCTACCGCCGCCTGATGGCCGTGAACCTGGACGGCACGCTGTTCTCGGCGCAGGCCGCGGCGCGGCAGATGAAGGCGAACGGCAAGGCCGGCAGCATCGTGCTGATGGCCAGCATGGGCGGCATCGTCGGCGCCGGCATGACGGTGGCCTATTCCACCAGCAAGGGCGGCGTGGTGCTGATGGCCAAATCGCTGGCCGATGCGCTGGGGCCGGACGCCATCCGCGTCAACGCGGTGGCGCCGGGCACGATCGACACGCACCTGCTGCGCACCGCGGCCGGCATCGCCGAGGCGGCCGAAGGCTTCCGCCAGCGCACGCCGCTGCGCCGTCTCGGCAAGCCCGAGGAGATCGGCGACGCGGTGGTCTGGCTGGGCTCCGACATGTCCAGCTACGTGACCGGTATCGCGCTGCAGGTCGATGGCGGACTGCTCGCCGTGATCTGA
- a CDS encoding SDR family NAD(P)-dependent oxidoreductase, whose translation MQRFDNKVVLVTGGGSGIGAAAAKRFSAEGARVVIAGRNADKLHKLVAELPADRTLAVTADVSDSGECARLVAATVERFGRLDTLVNNAGANIVGSVAETDDETWRACIGADLDSVFYMIRAALPHLEKTRGSVVNVGSVSSLGGGWSHAAYCAAKAAVANLTRSVACDAGKAGVRANTVCPGLTVTDMVSEIMKDDALLEKAWERIPLRRAGEPSEVAAAIAFLASDEAKFITGAALPVDGGQTATDGGPEWGK comes from the coding sequence ATGCAACGATTCGACAACAAGGTTGTACTGGTAACCGGCGGTGGTTCCGGCATCGGCGCCGCGGCGGCAAAACGCTTCAGTGCCGAAGGCGCCAGGGTCGTCATTGCCGGCCGCAACGCCGACAAGCTGCACAAGCTCGTGGCCGAACTGCCGGCCGACCGGACGCTGGCCGTGACGGCCGATGTCTCCGACAGCGGCGAATGCGCACGGCTCGTGGCGGCCACGGTGGAGCGCTTCGGCCGGCTCGATACCCTGGTCAACAACGCCGGTGCGAACATCGTCGGCAGCGTCGCCGAAACGGATGACGAGACCTGGCGTGCGTGCATCGGCGCCGACCTGGACAGCGTGTTCTACATGATCCGCGCCGCCCTGCCGCACCTTGAAAAGACCCGGGGCTCGGTCGTCAATGTGGGCTCCGTCTCGTCGCTCGGCGGTGGCTGGAGCCATGCGGCCTACTGCGCGGCGAAGGCGGCGGTGGCGAACCTGACACGCTCGGTGGCGTGCGACGCCGGCAAGGCCGGCGTGCGTGCCAACACGGTTTGCCCGGGACTGACGGTCACCGACATGGTCAGCGAAATCATGAAGGACGACGCCCTGCTGGAGAAGGCCTGGGAGCGCATTCCGCTGCGGCGTGCGGGCGAACCTTCGGAGGTCGCCGCCGCCATCGCCTTCCTGGCCAGCGACGAGGCGAAATTCATCACCGGCGCGGCATTGCCGGTCGATGGCGGACAGACCGCCACCGATGGCGGGCCCGAATGGGGCAAGTGA
- a CDS encoding oxidoreductase, with product MDKQPSQVWLITGCSTGFGRSLARHLLDSGRRVVATARKPEQLDEFRDRPNALLLPMDVTDAASVERCVAAALERFGHVDVLVNNAGSGYFAAVEESDEEDVRALFEVNFFGTARTIHALLPHLRQRRTGTIVNLTSIGGFIGYPAVGYYCASKFAVEGLSDALRTELQPLGIHVMTVEPSAFRTEWAGASAEPESTIADYDATAGAARRAYRESVGHQAGDPARAARAIAAAVNAERPPGRLLLGNEAVDEALKRLETLRRDFIDWEPAARGADFPRDRLST from the coding sequence ATGGACAAGCAGCCTTCCCAAGTGTGGCTGATCACCGGCTGTTCGACCGGTTTCGGCCGCAGCCTGGCCCGCCACCTGCTCGACAGTGGCCGCCGCGTCGTCGCGACCGCGCGCAAGCCCGAACAGCTCGATGAATTCAGGGACCGTCCGAACGCGCTCCTGCTGCCGATGGACGTCACCGACGCGGCCAGCGTCGAGCGTTGCGTGGCGGCGGCGCTCGAACGCTTCGGCCATGTCGACGTCCTGGTCAACAACGCCGGCAGCGGCTACTTCGCGGCGGTCGAGGAGAGCGACGAGGAAGACGTGCGCGCGCTGTTCGAGGTGAACTTCTTCGGCACCGCACGCACCATCCACGCGCTGCTGCCCCACCTGCGCCAGCGCCGCACAGGAACGATCGTCAACCTCACCTCGATCGGCGGCTTCATCGGCTATCCGGCGGTCGGCTACTACTGCGCCAGCAAGTTCGCCGTCGAAGGCCTGTCGGATGCCTTGCGCACGGAACTCCAGCCCCTCGGCATCCACGTGATGACGGTCGAACCGAGCGCCTTCCGCACCGAATGGGCGGGTGCTTCGGCCGAGCCGGAATCGACCATCGCCGACTATGACGCGACCGCGGGCGCGGCACGGCGCGCCTACCGGGAATCCGTCGGCCACCAGGCTGGCGATCCTGCCCGCGCGGCACGGGCCATCGCCGCCGCGGTCAACGCCGAACGGCCTCCCGGCCGCCTGTTGCTCGGCAACGAAGCGGTGGACGAGGCGCTGAAACGGCTGGAGACGCTGAGGCGCGACTTCATCGACTGGGAACCTGCCGCGCGCGGCGCCGACTTCCCGCGGGACCGACTTTCCACATGA
- a CDS encoding putative quinol monooxygenase, protein MSILINVASFQARPGQSAALGSALLSLVSLSRAEPGNLQYEICQAIDAPDTWLVFEQWRSRGDFDFHMATPYVTRFLAAVPDLCAGDPDLRGYALRSPGSAEQSRPI, encoded by the coding sequence ATGAGCATCCTGATCAACGTCGCCAGCTTCCAGGCGCGGCCGGGCCAATCGGCCGCATTGGGCAGCGCGCTGCTGTCCCTGGTTTCCCTCAGCCGCGCCGAACCCGGCAACCTGCAATACGAGATCTGCCAGGCCATCGATGCACCCGACACCTGGCTGGTGTTCGAGCAATGGCGCTCGCGCGGCGATTTCGACTTCCACATGGCCACGCCGTACGTCACGCGCTTCCTTGCCGCCGTGCCGGACCTGTGCGCCGGCGACCCGGACCTGCGCGGCTACGCGCTGCGTTCGCCGGGCAGCGCCGAGCAATCCCGACCGATTTGA
- a CDS encoding DoxX family protein — MKAFSTTAATSTNAANAANAATSVAPAVGRVLLATIFIFSAIGKMAAPEATIGYIQSAGLPFATLGLVVAIALELGGGALLALGIKARAVAALLAGFSIVTGLAFHGAIGDQNQLIHLLKNFAMAGGLLQVVAFGAGAWSVDQWLARPAARRFA; from the coding sequence ATGAAGGCCTTCTCCACCACCGCCGCCACGTCGACCAATGCCGCCAATGCCGCCAATGCCGCCACCAGCGTTGCCCCCGCGGTCGGCCGCGTGCTCCTGGCAACCATCTTCATTTTCAGCGCCATCGGCAAGATGGCCGCGCCGGAAGCGACGATCGGCTACATCCAGTCGGCCGGCCTGCCGTTCGCCACCCTGGGCCTGGTCGTCGCCATCGCCCTCGAACTCGGTGGCGGCGCGCTGCTTGCCCTCGGCATCAAGGCCCGCGCCGTGGCGGCGCTGCTGGCCGGATTCTCGATCGTGACCGGCCTGGCGTTCCATGGCGCCATCGGCGACCAGAACCAGCTGATCCATCTGTTGAAGAACTTCGCGATGGCCGGCGGCCTGCTGCAGGTGGTGGCATTCGGTGCCGGTGCCTGGAGCGTCGATCAATGGCTGGCCCGCCCCGCGGCTCGCCGCTTCGCCTGA
- a CDS encoding Atu4866 domain-containing protein translates to MEDTALHLDGSAGPGGKAQSTSPVEHPYAGMWVTADGYIRHALLANGRYDEARGRRRSAYRGRYWIVGDHIEYLDDTGFTADGDFRDGVLYHAGMVLYREAS, encoded by the coding sequence ATGGAGGACACGGCATTGCATCTGGACGGCTCCGCGGGCCCGGGCGGCAAGGCGCAGTCCACGTCACCGGTGGAGCATCCATATGCCGGCATGTGGGTGACGGCGGATGGCTACATCCGGCATGCACTGCTGGCGAACGGGCGCTACGATGAAGCGCGTGGCCGTCGCCGCAGCGCGTACCGGGGCCGCTACTGGATCGTGGGAGACCACATCGAATATCTCGATGACACGGGCTTCACGGCCGACGGCGATTTTCGCGACGGCGTGCTGTATCACGCGGGAATGGTGCTGTATCGGGAGGCATCGTAA
- a CDS encoding pirin family protein, translating into MNARVDLSHPALAERGIVHRTSGRGRGGVTRFVSPGDLGELIKPFVFVDLFELESSRHKMGMHPHSGIATVTVILDGALEYRETTGSRGVLPVGGIEWMRAGGGVWHEGGPADGGGVKGFQLWLALPPEDENGPAQSIYLAPEHVQSEGPARVVIGQYGKAASAIRPRAPINYLHVTLRDGETWRYQPPAGHDVAWIAVGRGAVDTAGTTLEREVAVFEEGNGELAFTARGATDFVLGSAPKHPHELVTGYYSVHTSRAALDRGEAEIARIGAGLRAAGQL; encoded by the coding sequence ATGAATGCACGTGTCGACCTTTCCCATCCAGCCCTTGCCGAACGCGGCATCGTCCACCGCACCAGCGGCCGCGGCCGCGGCGGCGTGACCCGTTTCGTCAGCCCCGGCGACCTGGGCGAACTGATCAAGCCCTTCGTCTTCGTCGACCTGTTCGAACTCGAATCGTCGCGCCACAAGATGGGCATGCATCCGCATTCCGGCATCGCCACCGTGACCGTGATCCTGGACGGCGCGCTGGAGTACCGCGAGACCACCGGCAGCCGCGGCGTGCTGCCCGTGGGCGGCATCGAATGGATGCGCGCCGGCGGCGGCGTGTGGCATGAGGGCGGGCCGGCCGACGGCGGCGGCGTGAAAGGCTTCCAGCTGTGGCTTGCCCTGCCGCCGGAAGACGAGAACGGCCCGGCCCAGAGCATCTACCTGGCGCCGGAACACGTGCAGTCGGAGGGCCCGGCGCGCGTGGTGATCGGGCAGTACGGCAAGGCGGCCAGCGCGATCCGCCCGCGCGCCCCGATCAACTACCTGCACGTGACGCTGCGCGACGGCGAAACATGGCGCTACCAGCCGCCGGCGGGCCATGACGTGGCCTGGATCGCGGTCGGCCGCGGCGCCGTCGATACGGCGGGCACCACGCTGGAACGGGAAGTGGCCGTGTTCGAGGAAGGCAATGGCGAGCTGGCATTCACCGCGCGGGGCGCGACGGACTTCGTGCTGGGCTCGGCGCCGAAACACCCGCACGAGCTGGTGACGGGCTACTACTCCGTGCATACCAGCCGTGCGGCGCTGGACCGGGGCGAAGCGGAGATTGCCCGCATCGGTGCCGGGCTGCGCGCCGCCGGCCAGCTGTAG
- a CDS encoding LysR family transcriptional regulator — MLDALSLDQLRTFIAAAEEGSFSAAGRRLRRAQSVVSHTLANLELQVGFALFERTGRYPVLTEQGRALLEGARAAVGSMDAFKARARTLAEGLEPELAVAVDVMFPIATLTAAVQAFQRQFPSTPLRLHVEALGAVVQPLLAGQCRIAIIGSLPDVPADCVSQYLLDVGAVTVVAPQHPLALVKGVVLREVAGQHVQLVLTDRSVLTQGRNFGVLSDKTWRLADLGAKHAFLRAGLGWGHMPLHMVEGDLRDGTLVRIALETSPTVGPGFSMHAIHRKDQPPGPAGRWFVERLKDSRPA; from the coding sequence ATGCTCGACGCACTGTCGCTGGACCAGTTACGTACCTTCATCGCCGCGGCGGAAGAGGGCAGCTTCTCGGCCGCCGGCCGGCGCCTGCGCCGCGCGCAGTCGGTGGTCAGCCACACGCTGGCCAACCTGGAGCTGCAGGTGGGCTTCGCACTGTTCGAGCGCACCGGGCGCTATCCGGTGCTGACGGAGCAGGGCCGGGCGCTGCTGGAAGGCGCGCGGGCCGCGGTGGGCAGCATGGATGCGTTCAAGGCGCGTGCGCGCACGCTGGCCGAGGGGCTGGAGCCGGAGCTGGCCGTGGCGGTGGATGTGATGTTCCCGATCGCTACGCTCACGGCGGCGGTGCAGGCGTTCCAGCGGCAGTTCCCGTCCACGCCGCTGCGCCTGCACGTGGAAGCGCTGGGCGCCGTGGTGCAGCCGCTGCTGGCGGGCCAGTGCCGCATCGCCATCATCGGCTCGCTGCCGGACGTGCCGGCCGACTGCGTGTCGCAATACCTGCTCGACGTGGGAGCCGTCACCGTGGTCGCGCCACAGCATCCGCTGGCACTGGTCAAGGGAGTCGTGCTGCGCGAGGTCGCCGGGCAGCACGTGCAGCTGGTGCTGACCGACCGTTCGGTGCTGACGCAGGGCCGCAACTTCGGCGTGCTGTCGGACAAGACGTGGCGGCTGGCCGACCTGGGGGCCAAGCACGCGTTCCTGCGCGCGGGGCTCGGCTGGGGCCACATGCCGCTGCACATGGTGGAAGGCGACCTGCGCGACGGCACGCTGGTGCGCATCGCGCTGGAGACCAGTCCCACCGTGGGCCCGGGCTTCTCGATGCACGCGATCCACCGCAAGGACCAGCCACCGGGGCCGGCGGGGCGCTGGTTCGTCGAACGCCTGAAGGACAGCCGGCCGGCATAG